A genomic window from Chloroflexia bacterium SDU3-3 includes:
- a CDS encoding TetR/AcrR family transcriptional regulator: MAHRPKSADFSPSCLGVFVVKSSPLRCTGLTAPTCRDTVFFLKNIVIALFFMTTYSAVRDHNQETLRQAIIAAATRLLQRHGGEAITVRRVAQEIGCSTTVIYSLFGSKDSLANALFQEGCRLLNATMASVSLDSEPRQVLARLADAYWQFSQQHPHYYTMMFSGTLAEFKPNDESKQEMENAIDMLIALLDRYRQQGLVAAGESFVQAKMLWAALHGVIQLALAGHLHTEQIARAIYAQMVSTMVAAIVLP; the protein is encoded by the coding sequence ATGGCCCACAGGCCGAAAAGCGCCGATTTTTCCCCTTCGTGCCTTGGCGTCTTCGTGGTTAAAAGTTCACCGCTGCGCTGTACGGGGTTGACAGCGCCCACATGTCGTGATACAGTGTTTTTCTTGAAAAACATTGTTATAGCGCTCTTCTTTATGACAACATACAGCGCAGTGCGCGACCACAACCAAGAGACCCTGCGGCAGGCCATCATCGCCGCCGCCACCAGGCTGCTCCAGCGCCACGGGGGCGAGGCCATCACCGTGCGGCGCGTCGCCCAGGAGATCGGCTGCTCCACCACGGTGATCTACAGCCTCTTCGGCAGCAAAGATAGCCTGGCCAACGCCCTGTTTCAGGAAGGCTGCCGCCTGCTGAACGCCACCATGGCCAGCGTATCGCTGGACAGCGAGCCGCGCCAGGTGCTGGCAAGGTTGGCCGATGCCTACTGGCAGTTTTCCCAACAGCACCCGCACTACTACACCATGATGTTTAGCGGGACACTGGCCGAGTTCAAACCCAACGATGAGAGCAAGCAGGAGATGGAAAACGCCATCGACATGCTGATCGCCCTGCTCGACCGCTACCGCCAGCAGGGCCTAGTGGCCGCAGGCGAGAGCTTCGTGCAGGCCAAGATGCTCTGGGCGGCGCTCCACGGCGTCATCCAGCTGGCCCTGGCCGGGCACCTGCACACCGAGCAGATCGCCAGGGCGATCTACGCACAGATGGTGAGCACCATGGTCGCCGCCATCGTTCTCCCATAG
- a CDS encoding catalase gives MSDDVIKPTQKDADLAAFTSADDQPMTTNQGQPVGDDQNSLRAGPRGPTLLEDYILREKIQHFDHERIPERVVHARGAAAHGYFELSTSLAQYTTASVLTQVGKRTPAFVRFSTVAGSRGSADTARDVRGFAVKLYTDEGNWDLVGNNIPVFFIQDAIKFPDLVHAVKPEPHNEIPQAASAHDTFYDFISLTPESMHMLMWIMSDRAIPRSYAMMEGFGVHTFRLINAAGDSTFVKFHWKPVLGAHSLVWDEAQIIAGKDPDFHRRDMWESIAQGRPLEWQLGVQLLADGEEGKLDFDILDATKLWPEDLFPVQIVGKLVLNRNPDNYFAETEQVAFMTTNIVPGIDFSDDPLLQGRNFSYMDTQLSRLGSPNFPELPINRPVAAVANNQRDAHMRTTINKGRVSYAPASLDGHSPDEVTNQRGFASYPAPVGGPKVRVRSESFGDHYGQARLFWNSMTPVEREHIVKALQFELSKVETREVRVRMLDHLHTINPTLGAQVALALGERPASGGPLAPPDGTADSAAEIAALASATSPTSASGGLQHTGGLSLEQGQPSVAKGRRVAILAAGGTSAAQVQAIQAALSAEGAIGEVVGPHLGPLGGEAGVEATKTLANTSSVLFDAVAVPGGAQGIAALRKMGDARAFIDQAFKHGKPIAALAEGTDLFAATETARLLHGEKDLSGYGVFVDQGGQPTTITSFVAALAQHRFRNRSQADQIAA, from the coding sequence ATGAGCGATGATGTGATAAAGCCCACGCAGAAGGACGCCGATCTCGCCGCCTTCACCAGCGCCGACGACCAGCCGATGACCACCAACCAGGGCCAGCCAGTAGGCGATGACCAGAACTCGCTGCGGGCCGGGCCGCGCGGCCCGACGCTGCTTGAGGACTACATCCTGCGCGAGAAGATCCAGCACTTCGACCACGAGCGCATCCCCGAGCGGGTGGTGCACGCGCGCGGCGCGGCGGCGCACGGCTACTTCGAGCTGAGCACATCGCTGGCGCAGTACACCACCGCCAGCGTGCTGACCCAGGTGGGCAAGCGCACGCCCGCCTTCGTGCGCTTCTCCACGGTGGCGGGATCGCGCGGCTCGGCGGACACCGCGCGCGATGTGCGCGGCTTCGCGGTGAAGCTCTACACCGACGAGGGCAACTGGGATCTTGTCGGCAATAACATCCCTGTATTCTTCATCCAGGATGCGATCAAGTTCCCCGACCTCGTCCACGCGGTCAAGCCCGAGCCGCATAACGAGATCCCCCAGGCGGCCTCGGCCCACGACACTTTCTACGACTTCATCTCGCTCACGCCCGAGTCGATGCACATGCTCATGTGGATCATGAGCGATCGCGCCATCCCGCGCAGCTACGCGATGATGGAGGGGTTCGGCGTGCACACCTTCCGCCTGATCAACGCGGCGGGCGACAGCACCTTTGTGAAGTTCCACTGGAAGCCTGTGCTGGGCGCGCACTCGCTGGTGTGGGATGAGGCCCAGATCATCGCGGGCAAAGACCCCGACTTCCACCGGCGCGACATGTGGGAGTCGATCGCGCAGGGCAGGCCGCTGGAGTGGCAGCTGGGCGTACAGCTTCTGGCCGATGGCGAGGAGGGCAAGCTCGACTTCGACATCCTCGACGCGACCAAGCTCTGGCCCGAGGATCTGTTCCCGGTGCAGATCGTGGGCAAGCTGGTGCTCAACCGCAACCCCGACAACTACTTCGCCGAGACCGAGCAGGTGGCCTTTATGACCACCAACATCGTCCCCGGCATCGACTTCAGCGACGACCCGCTGCTCCAGGGGCGGAACTTCTCGTACATGGACACGCAGCTGAGCCGACTGGGCAGCCCGAACTTCCCCGAGCTGCCGATCAACCGCCCGGTGGCGGCGGTCGCCAACAACCAGCGCGACGCCCACATGCGCACCACCATCAACAAGGGCCGGGTCTCCTACGCCCCCGCCTCGCTCGATGGCCACTCGCCCGACGAGGTGACGAACCAGCGCGGCTTCGCCAGCTACCCCGCGCCGGTGGGCGGGCCGAAGGTGCGGGTGCGCAGCGAGTCGTTTGGCGACCACTACGGGCAGGCGCGGCTGTTCTGGAACAGCATGACCCCGGTCGAGCGCGAGCATATCGTCAAGGCGCTGCAGTTTGAGCTGAGCAAGGTGGAGACCCGCGAGGTGCGCGTGCGCATGCTCGACCACCTGCACACGATCAACCCAACGCTCGGCGCGCAGGTGGCGCTGGCGCTGGGCGAGCGGCCTGCCAGCGGCGGCCCCCTGGCCCCGCCCGACGGCACCGCCGACTCCGCCGCCGAGATCGCGGCCCTGGCCAGCGCGACCTCGCCCACCAGCGCCTCGGGCGGGCTGCAGCACACCGGCGGGCTGAGCCTAGAGCAAGGCCAGCCCAGCGTGGCCAAGGGGCGCAGGGTCGCGATTCTGGCCGCTGGCGGCACAAGCGCCGCGCAGGTGCAGGCCATCCAGGCCGCCCTGAGCGCCGAGGGTGCGATCGGCGAGGTGGTGGGGCCGCACCTGGGGCCGCTGGGTGGCGAGGCGGGGGTGGAGGCGACCAAGACGCTGGCCAACACCTCCTCGGTGCTGTTTGATGCGGTGGCAGTGCCCGGCGGCGCACAGGGCATCGCCGCGCTGCGCAAGATGGGCGACGCACGCGCCTTTATCGACCAAGCCTTCAAGCACGGCAAACCGATCGCCGCCCTAGCAGAGGGCACGGATCTGTTCGCGGCCACCGAGACCGCCCGGCTGCTGCATGGCGAAAAAGACCTGAGCGGCTACGGCGTGTTTGTCGACCAAGGCGGGCAGCCCACCACGATCACATCGTTT
- a CDS encoding SDR family oxidoreductase, with the protein MFSYKGKTALITGASSGIGMAFAHELAKRGMHVILAARSEEKLRELATQLSAQHKVQAIAVRADLSAEHGAARLAEELERRALVVDLLVNNAGLGGYGPFASISAERQHEQVMVNIAALVELTHALMPQLLARRGAVINVSSTASFQPVPSMAVYAATKAFVTSFSVALAEEYRSEGLQVVALCPGATATNFFAVLGTRDAAAGAMRTTQQVVATGLRALERGQSVAVDGSLNALLAALAKRFPLGIAAKLAARAVHAPSTMSKA; encoded by the coding sequence ATGTTCAGCTACAAAGGAAAGACCGCACTGATCACCGGGGCATCGTCGGGCATCGGCATGGCATTCGCCCACGAGCTGGCCAAGCGCGGCATGCACGTCATCCTGGCGGCGCGCAGCGAGGAAAAGCTGCGCGAGCTGGCCACCCAGCTGAGCGCCCAGCACAAGGTGCAGGCCATCGCCGTGCGCGCCGACCTGAGCGCCGAGCACGGCGCGGCCAGGCTGGCCGAGGAGCTAGAGCGCCGCGCGCTGGTAGTCGACCTGCTGGTGAACAACGCCGGGCTGGGCGGCTACGGCCCCTTCGCCAGCATCAGCGCCGAGCGCCAGCACGAGCAGGTGATGGTGAACATCGCCGCGCTGGTCGAGCTGACCCACGCGCTGATGCCGCAGCTGCTGGCCCGCCGGGGCGCGGTGATCAACGTCTCCTCCACCGCCTCGTTCCAGCCGGTGCCCTCCATGGCGGTCTACGCCGCCACCAAGGCCTTCGTCACCTCGTTCTCGGTGGCGCTGGCCGAGGAGTACCGCAGCGAGGGGCTGCAGGTGGTGGCGCTCTGCCCCGGTGCCACCGCGACCAACTTCTTCGCCGTGCTCGGCACCCGCGACGCCGCCGCTGGCGCGATGCGCACCACCCAGCAGGTGGTGGCCACCGGCCTGCGCGCCCTAGAGCGCGGGCAGAGCGTGGCGGTGGATGGCAGCCTCAACGCGCTGCTGGCGGCGCTCGCCAAGCGCTTCCCGCTGGGCATCGCAGCCAAGCTCGCCGCCAGGGCGGTGCACGCGCCGAGCACGATGAGCAAGGCATAG